The genomic window TCTGTTCGATGCTAAGTATAAGCAATCCATTGTAATAAGAGATTCTTGGCTATTTGTATACTgtatcatgcatgcattcaaTTATGACTCTCCACTTATGGCTTATAGCAAATCAAGTAACAATGTCAGAAGCATTACTTGAAATTTTGATTTGTTCTTTGTGTCCACTTAGAATTGAAACATATAGAATAAGATGCCAATATGCAATTTCAGTATTCAGATCTCCGACAAATATGTCGTTAAAATTCAGAAGTCATTGTTTGAGCCGTACTTTTCTTATGTTCAAGAAAGCGCCATCATTTAGCTGAAAACGCCGTCCACAGAATCAACTTGGATCATTAGCAGTTTAGTAGCATCAAAGGGAGAGGATATTTATCCTCTGAGGGGATGTCTCCTCGTATaactccctctctctcaaatttaatatttggttatgaaaaagaaaatctaaagtCATTTAGCAATGTAGAGTGTAGTAACATTATCTTGAGAGTTTAAAACACTTTCCCGTGCTACCATACCACTCAACATTTATTTTACATACCATACCACTGACATCCAAGAGAAATATCGGATGTTCCATATCGGTCACGTTTCTCTCTCGCTCATTTGTAGAAATGGTGATAAAGGATGGCGGCTCCCAGTTGTCCTCCTCGAGACGATAACACCACCTCTAGTCCTCGGGACGATGATGCCGCTTCTCCTAGGGCACCCCTCTCCAGCCTTTCCTTGCACACCTTCTTCCTCCTGGCAatgccccctccctccctccctttcccctctttggcttatcaatttgttttagtCCTTTGGCCAAATCTAGCTAACCCCAACATTGAGGTACCAGATCTAGTTAAGAACCGTCCTAGACAGAATGAGGGTGGCGGGTAGATAGCTCCTTGTTGAGGCTTTTCACAAGCATCGCCTCCATCGCGGTGTCCCTCACTTCtgtagggggagggggagaaggtGAAGAAGCAGGCGACGGTGATGAAGGAGAGGCCAGTAGAGGCAATAAGTGGATGAGCATGCATCATTGATTGGCATAATAGCTCATTGGACTCACGGAGGCGTACGTGGAGTTTATGGTGCCATTATAAGCACCATATCACAGAGTATGTTGCCCACAATATCTTCTTAATATCGCAATTGGTTTTGTTTGGATTTTGCATGTATTAGTTACAATATTTTCATTATGTTGCCGTCAATTTTCATGTTGCATgcacttttttttattgcaagAGTATTTATGAATGTTGCATCTATTTGAAATTACTAATTTTTACCACCTCCATTCCAAGATATTGCTATTTAGGATATGATTTTACTTATCCTaggacaatgaatctggacaccaGCCAGATTCGTTGCCAAGAATAGAAATTGACCCATTCTAGCAATATTTTGAGACGAATATAGTATCAAGTTAACTTGAATCATTTCTTTAATTAACCAAGTGACGAAATATATTGCCTGTTTTGGCTAGGATCGGGCAGTACTGATCCCTAATCGCATccgtatttatttattatggaTAAGACATCATAATGGTAATGGATGTGCTGACTACattgtatatatattctttaaGGAATAATCAACTATTTGCCACTTGTACAAGTGGTTCTAAAAGATTTGccagacccacatgtcatacacatataaGGGTCTACATGTTATAGATAGTGAGCGACAAATTCTTAATTAACACATCTTAAAAAGGGCCCATGAATCCGAATCCACTTTGTGTCTGAACCGAAAAGGAAAGCGAGTGCGCGCTCGAATTAAGCCACCCGCCCTAGCTAGCTCCTgtagagatcgagatcgagctagctaggTCGACATGGACAATTGttgcgagctcgccgccggatCGCtacccgcggcggcggaggaggaggcgcccgcCATCTCGGTGGTGGACTACGAGctgaccgacgacgacgagagcggcgacgaggccgaCGAGCCGACGAAGGCGAGGGAcggcgaggcgccggcggccagAGGCGAGCTGCCGCTGGTCCCGGCGCCGTTCGTCCCGGAAGGGGAGTTCCTCGGCCCGGCGCGGTTCGCCACCGCCGGGTACGCCGCCGGCTTCATgcgtgtcgccgtcgtcgagggcgacggcggcggcggcggccaggagaTCGTGGTGCTCTACCGCTACACCCGCTACTCGGGGACGTGGAGCGGGCGAAAGGGCGTGGAGGTGTCGAGGAGGACGAAGCTGAACCGCCTCCGGTTCGtcgtctcccccgccgccggcatGGCGAGCTCGCTGGCGTGGGCCGGCTCGTCGCTGGCGCCGCTGATCTACCCCTACTTCTTCAGGCGGGAGCTCCTGGAGCTTTGGTCGAGCCTGatcatggcggcgccggcgagcatcGTCCCGCCGGGAGCCACGCGCGTGGAGGTGCTCGTCGACGTCGGCATCCTCCGGCCGTTCGACAAGAGGCCGGACCGGATGGAGTACATGCGGCGCGAGctggaggccgaggcggcggcggcgtggtcgtgGCCGGGGCACCACGTCGGCCTGGACCTCAACCTGCCGGAGCCGGTGCTGTGCGACAggggcgccaccgccggcgaagtgttgtcggaggaggagggcgacggggcgccgccgccggcgaagaagaagaggaggagggcggtggctgGAGTCGCCGTAGAGGAGTGTCCCGTTTGCTTCTTCCAGCTTGAGACCGACCTCGTCGCGTGGCCCGGGTGCTCCGTGCGCCATGTCTTCCATGGCGAGTGCTTGGAGTTCACTCTCGAGAGGAGTGACAAGTGCCCTATCTGCAGGAAGGACCTGGTTATAAAAAATTTGCTGGAAACTGTTGTAAACACTCAGGTGGACAtattaaatggttataaaaaattttcgaaaaaattgacatgataggttaatatgtaatatatcatctcacaaacatgcaagttcaaattcgacttctacaagctgtaacaaaaataacaaaattgactgtgaatatacatatactagttagagtttaatttgttatttttgttatagcttgtagaagtcaaatttgaatttgcatttgcatgtttgtgaaatgatatattacatattaacctatcttacaattttttttggaattttttcataatcatttaggtggcatgcaaGAAATGGGTGGACATCCACCCGAGAGATTAAAATCCATCTCCAAAATTTGCAGGCTTGAGTTCTGGAGCCATTGATCACTGATGCtgctgtctcaaaatatagtaacctaaAACTAAGGGTGCGCTCGTTTCAGTAGGTGTGGTGGACTGATTAGccacacgtaaaacgagaaatgagattagcatatgattaattaagtattaatatatattttttatgaataaatttgttggatttttttaaacaacttttttatagaaagttttcgcacgaaatataccatttagcagtttgaaaaacgtgctaacggaaaacgagtAGAATCTAATCCTATAAGCTGAAAAGAGCGCAACCTAAATGAGACACATAtcatagtacaatgaatttgaaCCGAggtatgtctaaattcatacgAGGGGGCCAATCGACAATGAACATATAAAAACATTACTATATGTTAGTATTATGCCAGGAATCTAAGCTTGCAATGGTAAAATAAAGGATAACaacatattatatatgtttaatttGGTTGCTTGGGGGGAAAACATTTGCCCTTATATTTGACCTATAAGCGTAATCGAATGTTCTATTTTTATTCATTATTGGACAATTAAGTACTACTCTCTCCGGTTTAGTGGAACAAACATGTATACAAAATATCCAATGaaattctcaaatgtttttaCAAATTTTGTCCATCAATTTACCAACAAATAATGGAGCtcaacaaagtgagtttttaaATAAAGGAATATCACTACAACTTTGATCTATATGAAGTTTAGTTTACGTTCATTTGAATGGATCAAGAAACAGAGTCATCGGCTCGGCAAAGTCCTTATCATGAGACAAGAGTCCTCAGCTTGGCAGTGTTCTCAACACAACAACCATTCAGAAAcacggaggagggggaggcaaTCTCATCCATTCGATCTAATGCAGACAAATATGTGTCGTTGGATTTTAAGAATGAAAAATGAGTAAAAACAGTTGGTGCATTGTAGGGTAGAAGATACAATTAAGAAAACAGGTAAAATGAAAAATGGATGTGATACAAAGAACTATATAAACTTACAATCAGTATATGAACAAAGAATATCTATGCACAATCAATATCTGTCTATAGTTTAAGCTCTACACATGCAAGGCGTAAGGGGGTTTTCCCAGAGGTCGTAGTGTGGGAATGTGGACTCAGGGAGGCCAGTTCGTGTCTGGTGAGTGATCATCACATCCTCCACGAAAGTTGCCCATGGCATGTAGGGATCGCCGAAGAACTTGGACATGAGGCCCTTGTCTGGCTTGATAGACTTGAGCCGATGCCGACCCATGTAGCGGCGGAAACCGATGATCAGCTTGGCGAAATTGCCACCGTGGGTCATGACGAACACGTCCGATTTCAGGCAAACCAGGAAGTCCAATGCAGCAAGGCTGGTCACATGCTTCTTAAAGTGTTCTATCTCCTCTTTGCTTGCAAGATCTTCTTTTGTAACCTATAATTAACgaaaaaacagagagaggagagaacaGATCAATTGTCTGAACAGATTTTATGCTGGTCAGAACTATCTCGACTATCTCGACTACATTCAAAACTATATGCAACTAGTATATTTTCCCATGGGTTGCAACAGTTCTCAAACAATGATAGAAGACACATGGCATAAGTTCTAGCCCTGCATAATTACTCATAAATAAAAGATAACCGTTCTCTAATTCAATGAATCACATGCATGATTCACAAAAGAATTAAATGCAACATCAAATGTTTCTACAAAGAGCACGCTCGTGTTTACGCAGATCCATCTATAAAAGATCCGGTCAAGTAATGAGTGTGTAGAGACATGACACTACTAACATTTATAAGTCGTAGTAAAGATTTTGCAATATGTCTACATTAAAGGAAACACGGAATGCAATAAATTGAACCTTCTAGTAAAGACCTAAAGTACTGAAATGTTTTCCCGGTAAAAAAACTTTGAAGCACTTACCAAATTGGGGAACATATTCCTTAGCGGAGCCATTCTATTGCTTCCACCATAAACTTGACCGGATGCAACATATATCTGAGTTTCCTTTGTATATCCCATTGCACGTAAAATAATACCTATTTCCCCAGGCTCAAGAGGGCAGCgaccttcttttcttttctccagtGCTAATGACCAAAGGTGAGATCCATTCTGCATACAaatagaagagaagaaaaacattATGTACTGTATCCTGTGACCTTATTCATATTGAGGCCAATGTCATCATCAACTCTCCAGGTAGCTAAAAATTCAGATTACCTTGAAGCGTCTTGGCCATTGTTTCTGTCTATAATCAGCCATCATTGCTTTCTCCTCTCTAGTTCCCGCAAAATCGCAAAATGAAAGACCCACCATTCCTTTCTCAAACCTAAGATGAAGAGCCCTACACAAGCAAGTATAACCGAGTATAAGATACATTTCAATCTGATAGCGACAGGTAGGTTAAATAGGAGACACTGAGCTAAGCTTACATGTATGGATTTACATTGCCCGTTCGGTTCCTCATCCTTGTTGCTAGCTTCTCAGCCATTTCTTCGATTTCAGGTAAAAACTTCAAGGCATGGTAATTAACTCTGCATCTGAGCCGGTTAATCTCCATTGGAACATTATCATACCTGAAATTGCATGCTTAGGTTACACTCAATCACATCAATCGATGTGAACGAAATTGTAAGGCATATACTTAGGGGAGGAACCGGGAGCAATATTCACTTTACAACAAAAGACTCTGATGTCAAGGACAGTAACAGCGCTAAAAAGTTATACAACCAATCTCAAGATGTATGGATGAGGTGCAGTCATGATGATAAGACATTACCCCAGCCTATCAACAAATGGCTTGATAGACATTATCTTTTTATCTTTGATCCTCGGAAGTACATTGTCAATGTAGAACTGCGCCGATGCATACTTTGGAATATTTTTCACAGTTCGCCTGTTATAATCAgcatcaaaaataaaataagttacATTCATGGAAGACTATGTTCCAGTGTTAATCAATTATAGATATAGCACATATAGTAACTGCTAACTATGGGTGAAAACACAGCAGATAGTGATGACCAAAATAGAAACATATTATAATCATTCAACATCATGacaagaggggaaaaaaggaagaataaataaggaaaaaaatgccCATAAGCAGTACCTGTCCTA from Oryza glaberrima chromosome 6, OglaRS2, whole genome shotgun sequence includes these protein-coding regions:
- the LOC127775519 gene encoding protein PECTIC ARABINOGALACTAN SYNTHESIS-RELATED-like, coding for MAELRHATAAAAATRASSSPAKRDAESSASSSPFVASSSSPRGGGGGDGKDGAPRSSAPLHHQKYHLPSPLRSLLALEDPRSPTASASYRILVAVVACLFVAALVSAPSVWSRINAPYLCRKDGIRLHCPRVNERESLWENPHAAAASWKPCAERRSDEISDLVPENETSGYIFIHAEGGLNQQRIAICNAVAIAKIMNATLILPVLKQDQIWKDQTKFEDIFDVDYFINYLKDDVRIVRDIPEWFTEKDELFTSIKRTVKNIPKYASAQFYIDNVLPRIKDKKIMSIKPFVDRLGYDNVPMEINRLRCRVNYHALKFLPEIEEMAEKLATRMRNRTGNVNPYMALHLRFEKGMVGLSFCDFAGTREEKAMMADYRQKQWPRRFKNGSHLWSLALEKRKEGRCPLEPGEIGIILRAMGYTKETQIYVASGQVYGGSNRMAPLRNMFPNLVTKEDLASKEEIEHFKKHVTSLAALDFLVCLKSDVFVMTHGGNFAKLIIGFRRYMGRHRLKSIKPDKGLMSKFFGDPYMPWATFVEDVMITHQTRTGLPESTFPHYDLWENPLTPCMCRA
- the LOC127777058 gene encoding uncharacterized protein LOC127777058 encodes the protein MDNCCELAAGSLPAAAEEEAPAISVVDYELTDDDESGDEADEPTKARDGEAPAARGELPLVPAPFVPEGEFLGPARFATAGYAAGFMRVAVVEGDGGGGGQEIVVLYRYTRYSGTWSGRKGVEVSRRTKLNRLRFVVSPAAGMASSLAWAGSSLAPLIYPYFFRRELLELWSSLIMAAPASIVPPGATRVEVLVDVGILRPFDKRPDRMEYMRRELEAEAAAAWSWPGHHVGLDLNLPEPVLCDRGATAGELETDLVAWPGCSVRHVFHGECLEFTLERSDKCPICRKDLVACKKWVDIHPRD